The genomic segment GGACGTTCATCTACGAAGACGGCGCCATCCTGCCTGCCGAGAGGGAATTGCTCGAAGCCGTGGCCGGTCACCCGATGGATCCGCTGGCGCCGGCGAAGCTCGACCTCGCGCGCGCGATGCGGAAGTTCGGCCTGCAACCCGGACCCCAGATTCACCTGCACCCGAACCGCAATGTCTCGCCGCTCGCTCAGGCCGTGCGCCACGACGTGCCGTTCACGGTGCATCCGGGCATCGGCTACGACATCATCGCGAATCATCCGTGGTTCAACGGCGCGGCGCTCGGCCGCGCGGCGGAGGCGGACTTCAAATGGTTCGGCGGCGCGGTCGAGCGACTTGACGGCGGCGTGGTGCTCTCGGTCGGTTCCGCGATCATGGGGCCGCAGGTGTTCGAGAAGAGCCTGAGCTGCGTGAACAACATCCGCCTCGCGCAAGGCCGGCCCGTCGTGGCCGGGCATCACATCTACGTGGTGGACTTGCAGGACGGCGGCGGCTGGGACTGGTCGAAAGGCGAGCCGCCGAAGGACAATGCGGCCTACTACCTGCGCTTCTGCAAGAGCTACTCGCGCATGGGCGGCACGATGCACTATGCGCAATGCGACAACGTGGCGTTTCTGCACAACCTCTTCGCCGCGCTGACGAAGCCGTGACTCCGGCCCGCTTCAACGAAATCACCTCGCGCTACGCTTCGCTGCGCCTCGCGGTCGTCGGCGACTTCTGCCTGGACCGCTACCTCGAAATTGACCCGGCGATGCAGGAGACGTCCATCGAGACGGGCCTGCCCGTGCACAACGTGGTGAACGTGCGCTCGCAACCCGGGGGAGCGGGGACGGTGACCAACAACCTCGTGAGCCTGGGAGTCCTCACGATACACACGATCGGATTCCGTGGTGAGGATGGCGAGGGATTCGAGTTGGAAAACGCATTGTCGGGCCTGCGTGGCGTCCGGCCCGGTGGCTTCGTGCGCACGCCGCTGCGGCGGACGTTCACCTACTGCAAGCCGCTGGTCGTCTCCCCCGGCAGGCCGCCCGTGGAATTGAACCGGCTCGACAGCAAGAACTGGTCACCCACGCCCGCGGTCGTGACTGGCGAAGTGATGCGCGCCCTGAACGTCGTGCTCCCGAGTCTGGATGCGCTCGTCGTGCTGGACCAGGTGAACGTGGCTGACACCGGTGTCGTGACCACAGCCTTGCTCGGGGCTTTGCAAACGGCCTTGGAGCGTTATCCGGTCAAGACCGTCATCGGCGACAGCCGACGCTCGCTTCGCGGCTGGCCCGACGTGATGCTCAAGATGAACGCGGCTGAACTCGCCGCGCTCACGGGAATGGCTGCGACATCGAACATGGCCGACTTTTGCGCGGTCGCGCGGAAACTCGCGCACACACACGGCCGCAATGTGTTCGTCACCTTGTCCGAGCGCGGCATCATCGGCGCGACGCCCGCGGGCGAAGTCGCGCACGTGGCCGCCCCGCCCGCGCGCGGACCGATAGACGTGGTGGGCGCGGGCGACGCCGTGACCGCGAACCTCGCCGCCGCGCTCGCCGCGGGCGCGACATTGCGCGAGTCGCTCGAACTCGCCATGGCCGCGGCCTCCATCGTGGTCCACCAACTCGGCACGACGGGCACGGCGGGCGTGGAACAGATTCGCGCGTTGCTCGTGGCGGAGGCGCGTTCCTGAACCACAAAGTCACGAGGGACACAAAGGGGCAAGGCTTGGCGTCCCCGCCTTCTTCGTGTCCTTCGTGTCGTTGTGGTTGAAACGATTCTCCAGCGTTTCCCTGGAGCGCCGCCCGGGGGTCAGGCCGCGCGGCCGGTGAGTTCGGCCGCGCCAAGCACCGCCCGGTTGACGACCTTGTCGATGAGTGCCGTGGGATTCATGTTGAAGTGGCTGAGCGGGTTTTCTGCGCCGGACGCGGCGCAGGGCAGCAACCGAGTTTCGAACGGCAACCGGGAACTGCCCGCTACCGCGGCCCTCCGAGTTGCGCGCGGTGGCGCCAGAGTTCGGACGGCCTGAAGATGCCGGCGGGCGTGACGATTCCCGTGATCAATTCCGGCGGGGTCACGTCGAAGCCGGGATTGCGCGCCCGGCTTCCCGGGTTCGCCACGCGGAGATACGCGCGCGCGGACATCTTCGGACCCTGGACCGTGCCCCACGCCCCGAGCACCTCGTCCCCGCTCCGCTCCTCGATGGGAATGTCGCGACCGCGCCGGAGATTCCAGTCAATCGTCGAGAGCGGGATGCACACGTAGAACGGGATGCCGTGACGGTGCGCGAGCACGGCCTTGGTGTAAGTGCCGATCTTGTTCGCGACCTCGCCCGTGCGGCCGAGCGTGCGGTCGCTGCCGACGAGCACGAGGTCGACCTCGCCCTGCTGCATCAGGTGGCCCGCCGCGTTGTCGGCGATGATCTCATGCGAGATGCCCTGCTGCGAGAGTTCCCACGCCGTGAGTGTCGCGCCTTGCGAGCGCGGGCGGGTCTCGGCGCAAAAGACGTGGAACTTCCGCCCAAGCTCCTGCGCGGCGTAGAGCGGCGCCGTGGCCGAGCCGATGTCCACGAACGCGAGCCAGCCCGCGTTGCAATGGGTGAGCACGTGCGCCCCCGCGCGCACGAGCTTCGCCCCGTGGCGGCCGATGGCCTCGCAATGGGAAACATCCTCGTCTGCAAACGCCATCGCGGCGTCGAGCGCGCGTGCTTGCCGGCCGGCGACGGTCGTCCCGGCGCCGAGGCGCGCGCGGACTTCAAGCATCGCGTTCACCGGGTCCACGGCCGTCGGGCGCGCGCCTTTCAGCCGTTCGAAGACGCGCTCGACATGGGCTTCGAACTTCGCGAGCCCGCCCTTGCAAAAGGCGCGCGCGCCCTGCGCGAGTCCGAACGCGGCGGTCGCTCCGATCGCTCCCGCGCCGCGCACCGTCATGTCGCGGATGGCCTCCGCGGTCTCGCGAAAGTCGCGCGTGCGGACGAGCTTGAACTCGTGGGGCAAGCACCGCTGGTCGATGAGGACGACTTCGTTCCGCGCCGCGTCAAAACTCACCGTGCGGAACGGGCGCCTGCGGCCTCGAACGGTGACGTTCATCGCAGGGTTGCGCGCGCGGCGGTCAGTGCCTGCACCGCTGGAGCGCGCGGATCTTGGCGCGGACGGCGCCGAAGAGCGGATGATTGCGAAGCGGCGTGAGATCGGGGTCGGAATCGATCCACTCGAAGTCACGAAAGCCGAGGTCCATCGAGCGCTGCAGCGTCTCAATGGCCCGCTCGATCTGGCTCGTGAGCGCGTAGCTGCACGCGAGGTTGTAGTGGATCATCGAGTCGTCGGGCAGCAGGCGCGCGAGCGTTACGTCCACGCGCAGGCTGTCCGCGTGGCGGCCCGCGCGCGTATAATTGTCCCCGAGCGCGCGGAGGACATCCGGATTCCCAGGGTCGGCGACGGCCAATCCCTCGAAGAAATCGATTTCGACCTGGAGTTCGCGAAGTTCCCTCGCTGACGGGAGGTTGCGCGGCGTCTTGGAGTGCTTCATGCGTCCGCGCGTATGTTTCGCGGCGCGACCGTGAAGTCAAGTCCGCGGGCTTGCACGAGGGGGACCGGGTGTGATGATTCGCGCGTGCAACGACGACGAACGCCCAAGGCAACGGCGAAACCCGGGTGCGAGGTGTTCATCCTCGCGGGCGGACAGAGCCGGCGGATGGGCCGTGACAAGGCGCGCGCGCGAATCGGCCGGAGCCCGATGCTCGCCCTTGTCTCGGCGGCGGCGACGTCGGCGGGACTCCGCGTCCGGATCGTGCGCCGTGACGCGGTGCCGCGGTGCGGGCCGATGGGGGGCGTGGTGACTGCGTTGCGGCGAAGCCGCGCGGACGCGCTGGTGTTTCTCGCGTGTGACATGCCGTTTGTTCCGCCCGCGCTCATCCGGAAAATCGCCGGCCTGATGCGCGGCCGGACAACCGCGGCGTTCGTGACGCAGCGGCGGGTCGCGGGGTTTCCGTTCGCGCTGCGGCGCGGGGCGCTCCGAGTCGCCGGGGCGCTGATCGCCCGCGGGGAGTTCTCACTGCAATCCCTCGCGCGGGAGACCGGCGCGAAGCAGGTTCGTGTGAGCGGGGCCGCGTTGCGCGCGCTGGCCAATGTGAACACGCGGGAGGATCTGGAACGCGCGCGAATCCGGGCGGGGGGTCGGAAGCGTTGACCGGCGCGCGAACGAAGTCCTGGTCCAACCGGTCGAGGTTCTTGTGGCCCTCCACGAGGAATTCTTTGACGATTTCTCCCAACGCCATCATGGCTGCCCTTCCCCGGACGGGCTTCAACCCGGGAGTGCCCCGCTCACGGGGCGCGAGGTCGCATCAGAGCCTCCCGTTGTCGATCAACCTCGTGCGCCCGACGAAGACCGCGAGCGCGAAGTGAATGCCGCGCGCGGCCGCGGGCGCGGGTTCGAATGTCGCGGCGTGAAAGAACTCGAGGTAGTCCACCCTCGCCGCGGGTTGGGTCGCGATGAGCTTGCGAAGTTCCTGCTTCAAACTCGCGGCGGGTATCGGTTCGCGCGCCCGGCGAACCCTTGCGCGAGCAAACCGGATCGAGCGTGAGAGAATCGTCGCTTGCGCCCGTTCATCAGGGCTCAAGTAGTTGTTCCTCGAACTCAGCGCGAGTCCGTCCGGCTCGCGCACCGTCGGGGCGAGGATTAGTTTCACCGGGAAGTTCAGGTCGCGGATCATCCGGCGGACGACGGCGGCCTGCTGGAAATCCTTCGCGCCAAACACGGCGAGGTCGGGTTGGGTGATGTGAAGGAGTTTGCCGACGACCGTGGTCACGCCCCGGAAGTGGGTCGGCCGCGATGCGCCTTCCATCGTCCGGCTCACGGCGGTTTCCTCGACCAACGTGCTGAACCCGCCGCCAGCCGCCGGATACATCGAAGCGTCATCCGGCGCGAACAACACATCCACGCCTTCCGCGCGGCAGAGCCTCGTGTCCCGCGGCAGGTCGCGGGGATAGCGGGAGAGGTCCTCACCCGCGGCGAATTGCGCAGGATTGACGTAGAGGCTCACGGCGACAATCCCGCGTGAGCCCACCGCGCGGCGCGCGCGGCGGATGAGGCTCAAGTGGCCTTCGTGCAGAAAGCCCATCGTGGGGACAAGGGCGACTCGACGGCCGCGGCGGCGCCACGAACCGGCGAGCCGCTGCATGGCTGGAACTGAGTGGATCGTTCGCACTCGCTTGAATTTGGCGAAAGCCTGCTTGCGCGGAACCGCGGCAACCTTTCCGAACAACGCTTGTTGCGCGCCGGGCGAATCCACCGGCGCCGGACGACGGTGGGTCGGGAAACAACTGGATCAGCGGTTGAATTGCATCGGCGCGGCGCCGGGCATCTCGTGGGCGCAAGGCTGGTTCGTCGGCGCATCGGGAGTGCGCGCGTTCGACTGCACAAGTCCGTTGGCGAGCATGTAGGCTTCGACTTCCTCGCCGCTGATGTCCGCGAGCATCTGGCCGTTGACCTCGACGCACGGGCTGAGCATCTGGCCGCTCTTCTCGATCATTTCCTGCCGCTGCACGGGGTCATTGATGATGTCGCGATCCTCGTAAGGCAGGTCATACTTGCGAAGGATGGCGCGGACGCCGTTGCTCCAACCGCAGGTGGGCTTCAGGTAGGCGATGATCTTGGGCTTGTTCATGGTTTGGATCCGTTTCGTGCGCGTAAAGTGCCACACAACCCGAACTAGACAAGGATAACTTCCCGTCCGTCGAACCCGCGTGCAGTCCGGCTCGCCGGCGAAACGGGAGGGAATGGACGATGCGCGACATCATGGGCATGGCGGGGGATGCAGGCCGTTGCCGGCTGCCGGCGGGTGTGTTGAGGTTGGGGCCACTTCCGATGCGTTGACCCGGTCGTCGCGGCGCTGTCGCGGGCGATTTTGGGGCACGGTTTTACGCAAACTCGCCACGCGGCAAGGGAGGATTCCCGGGCGCGCTCCGGTGCCCCCGCATCGGTCCGGCTGAAATCTCAGCTCGCAATGGCTACGCGCCGAACTTGTCGAACATCCGGGCGTTGGCCTGCATGAGCCGGATGAGGTGCTTCGCCTCGAACACGCCTAGCGAACCGAGGTTCGCGTCGGTTTCCGTGAAGCGGTCGAGTTTGTCCGAACCGCTGAACGCCGAGTGCAACAACACCGGCTGCGGATGCCACGAGTGGCCCTTCATCGCGCACGGCGTCGAGTGATCGCCCGTGATCGCCAGCACGTCGGGTTTGTTCGCAAGCAGGATCGGCAGCGCCGCGTCGAACTCCTCGATCGCCTTCGTCTTCGCGGCGAAGTTCCCGTCCTCGCCAAACTTGTCCGTGTATTTGTAGTGGATGAAGAAGAAGTCAAAGTTCGCGCGCTCGGCCACGTATCGCTCGAACTGCCCTGCAATGGTCTGCGGGCCCTCGATCTTCGTCATGCCCACGAGTTGCGCCAGCCCCTTGTACATCGGATACACCGCGAGGCACGCGGGCTTGAGCTGGTAGCGCTCCTCGAACGATGGAATCTCCGGCTGGTGCGCGATGCCGCGCATCAGGAACCCGTTCGCCTTCGCCTGCTTCGCCAACAACGGCAGCGCCTGCCGGCAAAAATCCGCCACGGCTTTCGCGGTTCGCTTCTGCGCGGCGGACTTTGCGTTCGCCGGCTTCGCGGTCGCGATGGGCAAACCCTCGCGGTTCGGGTCCGTGGAACCCAGCGGCCCTTCGAGCCCCTTGCCGCGGAAGATCACCACGAACCGGTGCTCCTTGCCCGCCTTGATGATCACCTGCGCGCCGCCCGCCTTCTTGATCTTCTTCGAGAGCAGCGCGCACAACTCCTCGCACACCCCGGTCGCGATTCGGCCCGCCCGCCGGTCGGTCACGATGCCTCTCCTGTCCAGCGTGCAGAAGTTCGCGCGCGCGGCGACGTCGCCGGCCTTCATCTCCAGGCCGAGCCCGAGCGCCTCGATCACACCGCGGCCGACCTCGTAGTCCAACGGGTCGTAGCCGAACAACCCGAGATGGCCCGGCCCGCTGCCGGGCGTGATGCCGGGCGCGACGGGAATCATCCGGCCCTGCGCGACGCCGCGGCGCACGAGCGCGTCGAGGTTCGGCGTGCGGGCGGCTTCGAGCGGGGTGAGTTCGCCCTGCGCGGCCGTGGCGATGTCGCCGAGACCGTCGAGGACGACCAGCGCGAGCTTCGCGCCGGTCTTGATGGTGAGGGACGAGTAGAGGGTGTCGAGGTTCATGTTCCTATTCGGGTTGCGGTCAGCAAAAAAGCGATCCGCCCCGGCGAAGGGTTGGATCGCCACGCGCAGTGTGCGAAGCGCATTCACCAGCGTCAACGGTGAACACGCATCACCCCCGTTGCGGGCACCGTGCCTGCGAACGGGGCGCTGCCATCCTGGGCGGCCAGCCCGGATGCGAAGCGTCCGGGCCGCAAGGATTGCGGCGCCCCGCCCAAGTTCAAGGACCGAAATCGCGTCCGGTGGCGGGCCGTGAATTCGCGTGCGAGGCCGAGTCTGGCACCTACCACCCCGGCAGGTCGAGTCCCACGCGCCGGTCGCCGACGCAATCCCGCACGAGCAGGCAGTCCGTGCCGTGAATGGTGATCCCGCGGTTGCGCGAATCCCAGATGCTCGCGCCGGGCCGCCCGCCCCGATCACGCAGGCTGAGCGATGCCGCCGGCCGGACGGGCATCGGAACGCCGGCAGCACCGCGTCGGCTGCAGTCCGTCTCACTTGCCACTGGTTTTTGATTTGATCACGGATGACGGCGAGCCAACAATCCACCCCCATGACCCGGCCGGATTCGCTCACCTTCTCCAGCGCGGCGCGATGTCTCGCTGCCGTGTTGCTCGCGGCGGGCGCGCTGCCCGGCACGTCCTGCCGGCTGGGTTGCCACCCATCCGAAAGTTCCGCGGCGCGCGCACGCGCGACCGTGCGGCCCACGGACGGCTGGCGCACGCTGTTCGACGGCAAGTCGCTCGCGGGATGGAAAATCACGGACTTCGCCGGAGGCGGCGAACCGAGGATCGAACAAAGCTTCCGCGGAGGCGGGCCTGTGATCCTCATTCCCGCGGGCGCGAGTCTCAGCGGCATCACGCTCACGAATCCGCCGCCGTCCGGCGCGTACGAAGTCGAACTGGAGGCGCTCAAGATCGAAGGCGGGGATTTTTTCTGCGGGCTCACCTTCCCCGTCGGCAGGGCGCACGCGACGCTCGTGCTCGGCGGTTGGGGCGGCGCCACCGTGGGCATTTCAAGCATCGACGGACTCGACGCGTCGGAAAACGAGACGACGCAATTCCTCACGTTTCCGAAGGACAAGTGGTTTCATGTCTGGCTGCGGGTCACAGAGGACCGAATCCAAGTCCGGCTCGACCGCGAGGCCAAGCTGCTCATTGACCAGGACATCAAGGACAAGAAGATCAGCATGCGGTTCGGCGAAATCGAATCGAGCATCCCGTTCGGCATCGCCACCTATCAAACCGACAGCGCCGTCCGCACGGTGAAATGGAGGCCGCTGGGCGCAGGCGCCCGGTGAGCCCGGCCGATCCCGCGACCGACCAGCCCGCATGAACCCCGATCGCGCGCGGTGCTTCGCCCGGCTGTTTCCCGCAGGCGTTCCCGCGCTGTGGTGCCCGATGATCACGCATTATCGCGCCGGGGGCGGGCTCGACCGCGCGCGGCAGGCGGCGCACCTGCGGCATCTCGCGCCCTGCGTGAAGGGGTTGCTCATCCCCGGCTCGACCGGCGACGGCTGGGAGATGGATGACGCGGAAATCCGCGAACTCCTCGATTACATCCTCGGCGAATCGGCGCCCCTCGGGCTGCGCGTGCTCATCGGCGTGCTCAAGACCGACGCGGCCGAGGCGCGCCGGTGCATCCTCGAAACAGTGAGCTGGCTGCAATCGCGCGCGGGCACGTGCGACGTGGACGAGGCGCTCGCGCGCGCGGGCGTGTGCGGCTTCACCGTGTGCCCGCCGAAGGGCGCGGAACTCCCGCAGCCGCAGATTCACGCCGCGCTCGCGGGCATCCTCGCGCTCGGTCTTCCCACGGCGCTGTATCAACTCCCGCAGGTCACGCAAAACGAAATGACGCCCGACACGGTGGCCGCGCTCGCGGCGCGGTTCCCGAACTTCATCCTGTTCAAGGACACGAGCAGCGCGGATCGCGTGGCGCGATCGGGCGCGCCCCTCGATGGCGTGTTCCTCGTGCGTGGCGCGGAGGCGGACTACGCGAAGTGGCCGCGCGCGGCGGGCGGACCTTACGACGGCTTCCTGCTGAGCACGGCGAACTGCTTCGGGCGCGAGTTGCTTTCGGTGATCGAGGACGTGAACGCAGGCCGCGCGGCCGGAGCCGGGGCGACTTCGAGCAAACTCACCACGGTCGTGAACGAGGTGTTCCGCATCGTGACGGGGCTGCCGCAAGGCAACGCCTTCGCGAATGCGAACAAGGCGATGGATCACTTCTTTGCGCACGGGAACCGGGCGGGGCACGCGCCGTCGCCGCGATTGCACGGCGGAAGTGTGTTGCCGCCTGCCGTGCTGGATGCGACGCGCGATGTGTTGATGCAGCACGGATGGCCGCCCGGCCGCGGGTATCTCGGCGGTGGCTGACACGGAAGCGCGGGCAACACGGGGCCCGCCGCAATCCTCACGCGAGCCCGCGCTGGCGACGGACTTCGTAGAGAAACGCCGCGGTCGCGCTCGCGACGTTGAGCGAGTCCACTCCTTCGCACATGGGGATGGCGACGCACCGCTCACACGCGTCGAGCACTTCGGCGGAGAGGCCCTGCCCTTCGCTCCCGAACACGATGCAGCAGTCGCCCGTGAAATCCGCTGCGGAGAGTTTGCACTCGTCCGTGTGCGGATGCGCGGCGAACGAACAGACCCCGCGGCGGCGAAGGTCCGCAATCGCCTCGACGAGTGACGCAGGCTCGATGAGCGGCAGCTTGAACACCGCGCCCATCGAATTCCGCACGGCGCGGCGGATGTAGGGATGCGACGAAGTCTCGCCGACGAGCAAAGCCTGCACGCCGAGCGCGGCGCAATTGCGCACCACGATGCCGAGGTTTTCGCTGCTCGTGAGTCCGTCCACGGCGGCGAAGAGCCGCGGGCCCGGGCTCGATTGGAGCGCCGAGTCGAGCGGCACCGCCGCGGGAATGCGCCCCAGCCCGAGCACGCCCTGATACATCGGGAAACCCGTGAGTGTTTCGAGAACCTCCTTCGGCGCGACGTGGGCGATGACAGTTTCCCGCCGGCGTTCCGCGAGCGAACCGAGGTCCGCGAGCCATTTGTCGGGCAGGACGATGGAGATGACCTCGACGGGACTCTCGAGAAGGCGGCGTGTCACCTTCTCGCCTTCGGCCACGAAGATGCCCTGTTGATGGTGGTCGCGCTGGAGCCGCATCGAGCGGTAGGGCGCGAGCTCCGGAATGTCGAGGGACTCGATGCGCTGGACGCGAAGCATGGTGGCGGTGAAATGGCGGAATGATCAGCGGGCCCGGCACATGTCGCGGCCGGGACGGGTTGTGAACTCACAGTTCGATCGTCGCGCTCGGCGAATCCTGTCCCGCGGTCTCGACCCGGACGTGCCGGACGCCGAGTTCGTGCAGTCGCGCGCAGACCGTGTCGTGCGCGAGTTGCGGCGTGTTGCAGTCGCGGCTCAAGTGCCCGAGGTAAAGATGGCGCAACCGGTCCGTGACGACTTCCGCGGCGACACCGGCCGCGGCGTCGTTTGAGAGGTGGCCGTGCCGGCCGAGGATGCGCTGCTTGGTGCTCCACGGGCGTTTGGTGTCCTCCTGCAGCAACTTCAAATCGTGGTTGGCTTCGAGCAGCAGGATGTCCGACTCGCGAATGCGCTCGATGACCAGTGTCGTCGCATGGCCGAGGTCGGTGAGGATGCCGACGTTCCCCGAAGGCGCGCGAATCAGAAAACCGACGGGGTCCCACGCATCGTGCGGCACGCTGAAGGAATCGACCGTGACCTCGCCCACCTCGAAGCTGGCGCCCGTGGTGAACAGGCGCCACTCGAGCTGGAGGCCGAGCTGCTCCTCGAGGGCGCGCGCGGTGTGGGCGTTGCAATACACCGGCACCCGCAGCTTCGCCGCGATGGTGGTGAGTCCCTGCACGTGGTCGCTGTGCTCGTGCGTGATGAGGATTCCGGCGAGCGATTCGGGACCGCGGGACAGGCTCGTGAGCCGGTGCCGGATTTGCCGGCCGCTGAAGCCGGCATCGATGAGCAGACGGGTGTCGCCCGATTCCAGGTAGGCGCAATTGCCGCTCGAACCGCTTCCAAGAATTGTGAACCGCGCGGGCACGAGCGACGGTAGGACGGGCGGCCGAGGCGGGCAATGAATTTGGCGGCCCCGTTTCTCTCCTTGAGCCGCGCCGCTGCGCCCGTATCTTCACGCGCATGGCGCAAGGGTTACATCTGAGCCAACGCATGAGCCAGCAGATGGTGCTGGCCCCGCAGCTCCAGCAATCGCTGGCGCTGTTGCAGGCTCCCACCCTCGAACTCAAGGCGCTCGTCGAGCAGGAGCTCGAACAAAACCCCGTCCTCGAGGAGGCGCCCGAGCTGTCGCAGGAGGAAAAGGCCGCCCGCGAAAGGGACGGCGAGGCCGACATCGACCCCACCGATCCCGCGGAGCCGCCGGCCGATGTGAAATTCGACCCGGCGACGGAGAAGCCAAGTTCCGAGCCCGTGGATGATTTCCAGGCGGAGTTCGACCGGCTCGTGCAGATGGACCAGGAGTGGCGCGAGCACTTCTCGCAGAGCAGCCTGCCCAACCGCGCGACGCCCGAGGACGAGGAACGCCGGCAGTTCATGTTCGACTCGCTCGTGGCGGAAACCTCATTGCAGGAGTTCCTGCTCGAACAGGCGCGCGAAGCGAACCTGCCCGCCGGGGACAACCAGATCGCCGAGTTGATCATCGGCAACATTGACGAGCACGGGTTTTTCCAGGCGAAAGTTGACGAACTCGCGGCGTCAACGGGGTTGCCCGCCGATCGTATTGCGGGCGTGCTCAAAGTGGTGCAGTCGTTCCAGCCGCCCGGTGTCGCGGCGCGCGACCTGCGCGAGTGCCTCATGCTCCAGCTCGAGCGCGCCGGCCGCACCAAGACGCTCGAGTATGGAATCCTGCGCGACCACATGGATCTTCTCGGGCGGCGGCGCTTTCAGGAAATCGCCCGCCTGCTGGCCAATGACGCCATCGACGCCGTGGACGTGCAGAACGCCGCCGAGCGCGTCGCGCAGCTCGAGCCGCGGCCCGGGAGGGCGTTCCTTCCCGATGACCCGCAATACATCGTCCCGGAGGTCTTTGTCCAGAAAGTCGGCGACGAATGGCAGGTCACCACGAACAACGACCAGGTTCCCCACCTGCGCATCAGCAATCATTACAAGGACCTGATGTCGCAAGCCGACACGCCCGTCGAGGTGCGCGAATACATCCGCGAGAAAATCCGCGCCGGGAAATTCCTCATCAAAAGCCTGCACCAGCGGCAGAGCACCATCCTCAACATCGGGCGCGAAATCCTGAACCGTCAGCGCGCGTTCTTCGAGCAGGGCATCACGCACCTCAAGCCGCTCACGATGAACCAGGTCGCCGAGGTCGTCGGCGTGCACGAAACCACCGTGAGCCGCGCCGTGTCCGGCAAATACATGGAGACGCCCCACGGCGTGTTCGAGATGAAGTTCTTCTTCACGTCCGGTTTCAAGATGACCACCGGCGCGGACATGGCGAACACGAGCATCAAGGACATCATCGCCGCGATGGTCGCCGGGGAGGACACGGCGAACCCGCTGTCCGACGAAGCCATCGTGGCAAAGCTCAAGGAGAAGGACATCGTCATCGCCCGCCGGACCGTCGCGAAGTATCGGTCCGAGTTGAACATCCTGCCCTCGACCTTGCGGAAGGTGTTTTGACCGGCGGCAGACGGCGTCCCGTGGTCAGACTCGGCGCAGCCCCCGGCCCGGGTCTGCGATCCGATTCCTGCGGGCTATCCGCCCTTGCCCCGCTTCAGGGCCGCCTTGGTTTCCAGCGCCAGTTCGTCCAGCTCGGGTTTCAGTTCGCGCTTTTTTTCCGCGCTCATGCGGTCGATGAACAGAATCCCGTGCAAGTGGTCGTGCTCATGCTGGATGGCGCGCGCGAGCAATCCGCCGCAGCGGAACTGCACGGGTTCGAGCCTGTCGTTGAGCGCGCGGACATCGATCGACTCCGGGCGCGAAATCTCGCCGTAGAGTTCCGGGAAACTCAGGCAACCCTCGCTGCCCGGGACAGGCTCAGCCGCGGGTGTGAGTTCCGGATTGAGCAGGATGAGTGGCATGATCGAGTTCGGGTCGGCGGGCTTGCCGTCGAGTTCGAGTGTCGAAGGCCGGTCCGTCACCGCGCGAATGTCGAGCACGGTCAGTTGAAGCGCCTCGCCGATTTGCTGCGCGGCGAGTCCCACGCCGCGCTTCGCGGCCATCGTCTCGAACATGTCCGCGATGAGCTGCCGGAGTTCCGGCGTGATGGATTCGACCTTGGCGCCCTTTTTACGCAGGACGGGGTGTCCGTATTTCACGACTTCAAGGACCATGTCGGCGCAGACGTTCTAGCGGAGGCAGGGCGAGGTCAAGAACGGTGTCGCCGGCGGGACCGGCTGGCATCTGCCGATGGATGCGATTCACGGCTCGCGGTTGAGCCGGCGCAGCACTTCCTTCACGCGGTCGAGATCAATGCCGCGCGGCTGTTTCTCCAGCACGTAAGTAAGGTCGTCCCGCGCACCGGAAGTGTCGCCGGACTGGGCGCGGAGCAATCCGCGGCTGAGCCGGTCGCGCGGCGAGTCGGGCGCGAGCGCGCAAATGATCTCGAAATAACGCAG from the Verrucomicrobiota bacterium genome contains:
- a CDS encoding dihydrodipicolinate synthase family protein: MNPDRARCFARLFPAGVPALWCPMITHYRAGGGLDRARQAAHLRHLAPCVKGLLIPGSTGDGWEMDDAEIRELLDYILGESAPLGLRVLIGVLKTDAAEARRCILETVSWLQSRAGTCDVDEALARAGVCGFTVCPPKGAELPQPQIHAALAGILALGLPTALYQLPQVTQNEMTPDTVAALAARFPNFILFKDTSSADRVARSGAPLDGVFLVRGAEADYAKWPRAAGGPYDGFLLSTANCFGRELLSVIEDVNAGRAAGAGATSSKLTTVVNEVFRIVTGLPQGNAFANANKAMDHFFAHGNRAGHAPSPRLHGGSVLPPAVLDATRDVLMQHGWPPGRGYLGGG
- a CDS encoding MBL fold metallo-hydrolase, producing MHCPPRPPVLPSLVPARFTILGSGSSGNCAYLESGDTRLLIDAGFSGRQIRHRLTSLSRGPESLAGILITHEHSDHVQGLTTIAAKLRVPVYCNAHTARALEEQLGLQLEWRLFTTGASFEVGEVTVDSFSVPHDAWDPVGFLIRAPSGNVGILTDLGHATTLVIERIRESDILLLEANHDLKLLQEDTKRPWSTKQRILGRHGHLSNDAAAGVAAEVVTDRLRHLYLGHLSRDCNTPQLAHDTVCARLHELGVRHVRVETAGQDSPSATIEL
- the rpoN gene encoding RNA polymerase factor sigma-54 yields the protein MAQGLHLSQRMSQQMVLAPQLQQSLALLQAPTLELKALVEQELEQNPVLEEAPELSQEEKAARERDGEADIDPTDPAEPPADVKFDPATEKPSSEPVDDFQAEFDRLVQMDQEWREHFSQSSLPNRATPEDEERRQFMFDSLVAETSLQEFLLEQAREANLPAGDNQIAELIIGNIDEHGFFQAKVDELAASTGLPADRIAGVLKVVQSFQPPGVAARDLRECLMLQLERAGRTKTLEYGILRDHMDLLGRRRFQEIARLLANDAIDAVDVQNAAERVAQLEPRPGRAFLPDDPQYIVPEVFVQKVGDEWQVTTNNDQVPHLRISNHYKDLMSQADTPVEVREYIREKIRAGKFLIKSLHQRQSTILNIGREILNRQRAFFEQGITHLKPLTMNQVAEVVGVHETTVSRAVSGKYMETPHGVFEMKFFFTSGFKMTTGADMANTSIKDIIAAMVAGEDTANPLSDEAIVAKLKEKDIVIARRTVAKYRSELNILPSTLRKVF
- a CDS encoding DUF1080 domain-containing protein codes for the protein MTRPDSLTFSSAARCLAAVLLAAGALPGTSCRLGCHPSESSAARARATVRPTDGWRTLFDGKSLAGWKITDFAGGGEPRIEQSFRGGGPVILIPAGASLSGITLTNPPPSGAYEVELEALKIEGGDFFCGLTFPVGRAHATLVLGGWGGATVGISSIDGLDASENETTQFLTFPKDKWFHVWLRVTEDRIQVRLDREAKLLIDQDIKDKKISMRFGEIESSIPFGIATYQTDSAVRTVKWRPLGAGAR
- a CDS encoding RNA methyltransferase; this translates as MLRVQRIESLDIPELAPYRSMRLQRDHHQQGIFVAEGEKVTRRLLESPVEVISIVLPDKWLADLGSLAERRRETVIAHVAPKEVLETLTGFPMYQGVLGLGRIPAAVPLDSALQSSPGPRLFAAVDGLTSSENLGIVVRNCAALGVQALLVGETSSHPYIRRAVRNSMGAVFKLPLIEPASLVEAIADLRRRGVCSFAAHPHTDECKLSAADFTGDCCIVFGSEGQGLSAEVLDACERCVAIPMCEGVDSLNVASATAAFLYEVRRQRGLA
- the def gene encoding peptide deformylase, which gives rise to MVLEVVKYGHPVLRKKGAKVESITPELRQLIADMFETMAAKRGVGLAAQQIGEALQLTVLDIRAVTDRPSTLELDGKPADPNSIMPLILLNPELTPAAEPVPGSEGCLSFPELYGEISRPESIDVRALNDRLEPVQFRCGGLLARAIQHEHDHLHGILFIDRMSAEKKRELKPELDELALETKAALKRGKGG